The following proteins are co-located in the Polystyrenella longa genome:
- a CDS encoding DUF1877 family protein, producing MNTHCTLYEILPEEATRLVANDPEQFYRLRRELHGDVPNEDDAYVGLFSLIRVQFLNLDLDSMFGSEASDSEEMSAVEPSPREIFDLGEAWHGLHYILTGDDLSADPPTLLDFLVDGGDHWDWGEYGYRFYTPVEVAELSSQLEAVPAILFKEQFQPEQMKNVHPKSWGEEDALEWLIESFVRLRAFLRTCAEKESGIAITMT from the coding sequence ATGAACACCCACTGCACTCTGTATGAAATCTTGCCGGAGGAAGCGACGCGACTCGTGGCCAACGATCCGGAGCAGTTCTATCGACTGCGGCGGGAATTGCACGGGGATGTGCCGAATGAGGATGATGCGTACGTCGGGTTGTTTTCCTTGATTCGAGTTCAGTTTCTCAATCTCGATCTGGACTCAATGTTTGGTTCAGAAGCAAGCGATTCGGAGGAGATGTCGGCTGTCGAACCGTCACCGCGAGAGATTTTTGATCTGGGCGAAGCGTGGCATGGGCTTCATTATATTTTAACAGGGGACGACCTGTCGGCTGACCCGCCAACGTTGCTCGATTTCCTGGTGGATGGGGGCGACCATTGGGATTGGGGAGAGTACGGGTATCGGTTCTATACTCCGGTCGAAGTTGCCGAGTTGTCGTCACAACTTGAAGCGGTGCCCGCCATTCTTTTCAAAGAGCAGTTTCAACCCGAACAAATGAAGAATGTCCATCCCAAAAGCTGGGGTGAAGAGGACGCCCTCGAATGGTTGATCGAATCTTTCGTCCGCCTTCGGGCCTTCCTCCGTACCTGTGCTGAGAAGGAAAGCGGCATCGCCATTACGATGACGTAG
- a CDS encoding REP-associated tyrosine transposase, whose translation MTDAHRKTIKHFDKCSDVHELTFSCHNRMPLLSNDHWTKMLAQSITNATKRHCFQLIAFVFMPEHVHLLVHPDGIEASIPNLLKAIKRPFSYRIKQILIKNQSPLLEKLTVLQRPGVKSFRFWLEGPGYDRNITEKDTLEKVIDYIHKNPVKRDLCSRAVDWKWSSARYYLDPTAPADLDLPELSRLPAGWSTQRGT comes from the coding sequence ATGACTGACGCTCATCGTAAGACGATTAAGCACTTCGACAAATGCTCTGACGTGCACGAACTCACCTTCTCGTGTCACAACCGGATGCCGTTATTGTCGAATGATCATTGGACGAAAATGCTGGCCCAAAGCATTACAAATGCTACGAAACGGCATTGCTTCCAACTAATTGCATTCGTGTTTATGCCGGAACATGTTCATCTTCTGGTTCACCCGGATGGAATAGAGGCATCGATTCCCAATCTCTTAAAAGCGATTAAGCGTCCTTTTTCGTACAGGATTAAACAGATACTCATTAAAAATCAAAGCCCTCTACTCGAAAAGTTAACGGTGCTGCAAAGACCGGGAGTAAAGAGTTTTCGGTTCTGGTTGGAAGGGCCTGGTTACGACCGTAATATTACGGAAAAGGATACGTTAGAGAAGGTCATCGACTATATCCACAAGAACCCTGTGAAGCGTGATTTATGTTCCAGAGCTGTGGACTGGAAGTGGTCGAGTGCGAGATATTATCTTGATCCGACTGCTCCTGCAGATTTGGACCTTCCAGAGCTAAGTCGGTTGCCCGCAGGCTGGAGCACTCAGCGGGGAACCTGA